The window ATGGAGTTTTAGCCAAGCATTTAACAAATTTGACCCGAAACAGATGATTTAAAAAAttaatgaattttaaaaatacaaagtataaattattattttttaaaatgccACGTGGATTGAAAAATTCATGTGGAAGGCGAGTGTATGCCACTTTCCTAGGATGAAATTGTTCGGGAGGTAAATCCTTTCAAATATCCAATTGTAGGGAATAACAAGAGAACTAATAATCCGAGACTAATTTAAGAATATTTTTAGGTATTCTAATGAAagagagttattacaaagtggaaCTGCTCTAGCTGTGAAAGTCTCCCCAACAGTCCTCATTCAAAGCATGTTAAAACATAGATCAGTTTATGCGTCACGCCTAATAATATTTTTGTCATTCAGAAGGTATTTTTTATACTTTAAAGTAATGCCCTTTTAACAACTTGCGGGGAATCATACATGTTGGGACTAGTTCTATATAAAGGTTGCTATAGAAGGAGAAATTCTGTGTCAAAGTTTGTGAAATCATTTTCATTTTTCACAACTATCTATATCATTTTGGAACTCTTTAATTAGGCTTCAAGTCTTTGAGAAGCTTACATTTTCCATGGCTTCAAATGTTGCTAGAAGGTAAGTCATCCATCATTTGTTCTTCAACTTGCTTTATATGAAGTCTAACGAGAACGATATATATAGGAGAAATAAAGAACTATACCTATCTACTTTGTTCCGTAACTACTATTTCTGGAGCCTGAATTCTTCGTTTCATGTATCTTATACAATTTTGTTTATAATATCTTATTGACTTAACATGTATTAATAACTGTTTGAACTGTGTGTTGTAACAATTTATCTTACTGTTTATGTTATTACTTGAAACGGCTAGGCAAAATTTAGCTCATAAACCTATTTTCTATCAAAAATATATTTCTAAGTTACGCTGATGATACGTACATCTAGATAAAGGATTTTACTTATACACAAGGACAATGTAAAGAATTTTTACTCTACCGATGCAATTTTTACGTATTATAACATATTATTTACTTTAATTTCTAGGTTACCGAGTTACACATGTCAGTGCACAAAATtttatattccatgatttggTCGaagtttgaaaaaataaaatattttaaattgaagttgaaaaaacATATATTTGAaacttaattttttatttgacGTGCAATAATGATTATTTTATTTAGGCTCAAAGGTAAGGTTGCAATCATAACAGGTGCTGCTAGCGGCATTGGTGAAGCAGCTGCGAGACTCTTCTCAATACATGGAGCCAAAGTGGTGATTGCAGACATTCAAGACGAGTTGGCTCAAAAAGTTTGCAAAGATTTGGATCCAACATCGACAACATTTGTGCATTGTGACATTACGAAAGAGGAAGACCTAGAAAATGCCGCGAACACTGCTGTAGACAAGTATGGCAAGCTAGACATCATGTACAACAATGCTGGTATAGTTGGAATAATCAAATCCAACATTCTTGAAGATGAAAAATATGAATTCGAAAAAGTCACTAGTGTTAACCTCGTAGGTACGGGATAACTGCACTTCTTTTATGGTTGGTAAATTTTGATTTTGGTTCTTGTGATTTATCAATAAGAAAATTTAACTCAGAAGCATATTTACGGATTTTCTTATCAACAAGCATATTTAAGCAAATTTAATTCGATAGGAGGGTGGGAAGGTCGAAAATTAAGGTAGAAAGCTAGAAGGTAGTCGAGCGTCTTTCTTTTCCATACCTGTTCTATGTATATTATGcgtattttctaattttttttagatttttattactACGGTTTTCTTGTGCTTCAGTTATCTTATTATCTTGTTATTGTTCCTGCTTCTTTTTATGGCTTCTTTTGGGGCAGATTTAGAGATGCGGAGGAAAATTACACTGTACATATAAGGCAAAATTCGGTTTGTGcttctatatattatattttgaatgcTCCTGACACAACTCAAAAGCATAGTTTGGTAGTTAAGGGGATTCATTCAATTCCTACTAGTCACaatctcttttaattttttaactttttttttttaacctcTTTTGCGAAAATTCTGCCTCCGCCACTGGGCTTCTCCACTACCGTATTTCTTTTCAGTACTGTTGTGATTATGTTTGTCTtggtcgagggtctatcggaaataacatCTCTATCTTTACAAGATAGGGTAAGGTTTTCGTACGCATTACTCTCCCCAAATTCACTTATGGGATATGTTGTTACATAGGAAATATGATATATTAGACTATTTTTTAGAACTATGTTACCCCCATATATATAGAATAATAGTACAAATTTAACATACAACTATGCTTAATTGAGTGATTTTTAACACTTAATAATTTGTTAAATTTGTAAAGATTCACAAAGACAAAGATCAAAAATGCATGTTGAAGGTTGAAAGTGCTTAATCGACAAGATATTACAAGGACCAAAACCAGAATTCGTCAACATATCTAAAGACTAAAAGCGAAAATTTCACTTTAATTTGCAGGTACATTTCTTGGGACTAAACAAGCAGCACGAGTAATGATCCCTAATGGCCGAGGTAGCATAATTACCACTGCAAGTATTACTGCTACCATAGGTGGTAGTGGTTCTCATGCCTATACATGTTCAAAACATGGTGTGTTAGGACTCACTAGGAATGCTGCAGTGGATTTAGGACGTTTTGGAATTCGTGTGAATTGTGTATCACCATATCTTGTTCTCACACCATTAGCTTTGGATTACTTAAAGATGAATGGTAAGAAAGCCTCTGATGTGTATTCAACATTAAATGGTGCTACACTTACTCCAAAGGATGTGGCTGAAACAGCTCTTTTCCTTGCAAGTGATGAGTCTAAGTATGTGAGTGGCCAGAATTTTATTGTTGATGGAGGATTCACTGCTGAGAATCCAGGTTTATCAATTTTCAAGTAATTTTCTAATTGGTAGTTACTTGTGGAGTTGTGGCATATTATGTTACTTGCAAGCAAAACTCTTGTTTTACTTGTTTTCATTGGATGTGAGTCCAAAATTTGTACCAGCTAGTAATATGGTTTTTCTTTTTCACTGCAAAATTTTATCATAAGTTCAAGACATGTTAAATTTAATGACAACTGTTCTTCCCTTGTTTTTTATTTCTGATCCCTTGTACTATCTTGAGTGAGAAGGATGTTCTGAGTGATCATCCTACCTTTATCAAAGCAAGATTGATTATCTGGTATGAGCTTAGTGAGCGGGGGGAAATCCTCATCGCCAAGATTTTGGCAAAGATTTCATTTGAGAATTTACTTGGGCTGATTGGTCTAAGTTGGAAGAAGCTGTATGGGGAAGTAACCTTTAGTAAAAGAACCACGCAGGTGTGTGTGTGTAATATTTACTCAGATCAGCACCAAGGAAGAACGCATGAACAAAGTTTATGTTGGAAAATACCTTTCGGCCTAGTACACTCGTAAGGGGTGCTagttgttgacgaccaattttggcCCTCTGTAACTgatgtcgttttgagcatttacattccGTTTCTATTTGAATTCTTGAGcagcatcgtatgatgtattatgacttcttTGAATCGTCagttttagttttcaggttattcggaattgatgtggaagaatgaatttcatgattgaagctttagagtatgaagagttgaccaagtttgactttttagtatttttccttggattggagttttgatggttctgttaggtcctgatggtgattttggactccgACATATGCCCTGATTTGCATTTgtatatttctagaaggtttcagcgctaattggcgaaagtttgaaatttgaaggtttaaatttGACCTCTTATTGGAAATTCGgatgaggttcagatcatttttcctcttattgcattgctgaagattttggtactggtgtagccgcatctgcggagtatTGGTCGCAGATATGGGAGGTAGGAAGTTTATCGCAGAAACGGGAGAATCATGGGCTTGGAGTCTTCGCAGATGCAAAATTTGAGTTGCATCTGCCACTTCGCAGAAGCGATTGTCGTGGGTGCAGAAGTGAGGTCTTACGCAGGAGCGAAGAGGAGCTCTCACCTGCGATGTCGTAGAAGTGGAAAAAattattccgcaggtgcgaggggtcgGTTGGTTagttgtggtcgcagaagcgtaaatgttgtcgcagaagcgactattTTCTTCACAGATGTGAACAGTGTTGGGCAGAACCTATAACTTCGAGGGTTGGTCGTTTTATTCACATTCTTGAgacttggagctcggttttgggcgagtTTGGAAAGGAATTTCACTACACGGATTAGGGTAAGCATTCTTGGCTCGCTTGtgaatatatttcatgaattaatctttgtTTTCGGCGTATGATTAttgattttaaagagaaaattgggaggttttgtctaaaatttcataaagtgaatttttgatttttgaacatcgattcgaagtcagatttgagttaaactagtatgattggactcgtaaatTAAGTACCCTCACAAATTCTATCATTGGCTTAAAGTTTGATTCGATGTTCACTATCTTAGCATGCTACCAAATGACTATGAGATTCGGTTTGGCGGAATATGACTAAAAGCGAATTGAATTCAAGTTGACGGGCTCGTGATAAGATGAAGATCATTGATGAAATCTCATTTGGTTTGTGTTTGGTGGTAACGGTTATGACTTAATGAATCATAATTATGAATACAAGAAACTAAGATACATGAGATCAAGAGGGATGTATCATCGTGCTCTCATAATATTCTAGTCACACGGCCTATTTATCTAGTATGAATGATGCAAGAGAGATAAAAAGAGAGTTTTTTCCTTACATTAATGGAGTTTGAGCACTTCCTTACGGGTGAGTGGGAGATGTTGGAAAATAGCTTTTGGGTCTAGTATAGTCATAAGGGGTGCTAGTTATTTAGGCTCATTAGTTAGCCTAACCCTAAGCCCAAACGCATCTATATAAAAATCACTATGGATGTTGGAACGCCTAGAGAATGGCTACGGTTAGTTATCTTTACATCATTGAAGGGGGTTTTAGACTGTGGACCTAGGGAGTTCACTCGATAACGTGTGAATTCCCAACGACCAGTGATTCGAGTCGTGGACAACCCACTACTGCCaagaaaaaatattataaatctCCTAAAATAGCGTTTACTCGATTTATTACATTTTATCTCCTCCTTTATAATATCCCAGGTAACTTGAAAGAAGTGTCCACTAAATACATCTGCACCAGCTGTGCTGCTTTGATCTGTAGAGAAAATGGCATCTTTAATCTGTTCTTTTGTTGGTAATCTTTGCAAATCATCGTTCTCTTCCTATTAAGTGATCACTCCATCTCAGAATGTGCATATTGGACCCATTCCCTTGTTCAGTTAATATGTGGCTAAAGTATTCAATTGCAGCATCTAAGAGTTCTTGTTTCTCCTCTACCCAATTCCCATGCTATCCTTGATTTTATGAATATGTGAACTCCACCTCTTCTCTTTAATACACTGTAAAAATACTTGGAGTTAGTATCTCCCTCTTCAGCCCATGTAATTCTAGCTTTTTCACTTGAGAATAGAATCCTGCATCTTGTATTCTGCTTGTACTCTATAAGGAGCAGAGGCGGACCTACGTATAGATTAGAGGGTCACCAAACCCGTTAACGTCGGCAAAAAtttcgaatatatatatatgttaaaatCGGTCATATATTTTGCTTGCAACCTTTAAGATTAAAATTAAAGTCCAACGGGGTCACTGGTTGAGCAGTCCGCTCATGTGCCCCGCCACCTTCAAATTCTGGGTCCGCCTCTGAATCTCCTTCTTCCTACGCTATGGTCTCATTCTCCAAGACTTTGACCCTTTCAAACACATCCACTATATCCATGGACCAGTGGCAGAGCTACATTGAAGCAAGGGGTGTCAAGCGACACCCCTTCGCCGCcggaaaattatattattttgttagataattttttttattttatgtatatttactatacgttgatTTCTCTTGACTTTTCAatatatctaattatttatatttagaCACGATAAAAATTCTGGATCCGTCGGTGCCATGAACCACCTACTTAGCTCTATAGTAAGACCTTTCAGTTTCTGGCGCAAGGTCCACATAGCATTTCCTGGGACCATAAGTCATAGTTTATCGAATCATTTTGATAATCTGTGGCTAAGAATCCTTCTGCCCTATTCTTTATATAGCGCAAAAGGATAAACCTATCTCAATCTGTGGCTAAGAACCCAAGTATATTGCTTTGTTGTTCCACTTAGAAGTTTTTGAGGGCTAATACATTTTTCAATGGCTGCACATTTGGCAAGAAGGTAAGATAAGTATAATGGGTTTAGATAAGTATGAATCGTGCCCACTTCCAACTATAATGGGTTTAGATAAGTATGAATCGTGCCCAAATAAAGAGCAGTACATGTTCTAGTCACGCTGTCATGCAATTTAATTTGTccataataatttttgaaagaatttgttcattGATAGTGTATAAGAATTTTTACACCATTATGTTAAACTTGACATACAACAACATGTAATTATTAGTAACAATTTGTTATATCCAGTGTAAAAAATCTTTTCATTATGGGTGTAGGTAACTTTAACCcttttgaaaactcaaaattgaaaTCTGGTCTCGAGTATAGATATGTGTGTGTTCTTTATTTGGAAACAAGAAAGTATGATAATACATGTCATACTCTACAAAATATGAATATGCTTTATCTTTTTTCTCCACAGCTTTTTCTCTTGTTATTGGTTTTATTTCTTGGAGCAGAATTGGGATCAATAAAGGATTTGTTGCCAAAATGGCCAAAATTTGTTACTATCATTAAGCCTCCAAGGGTATGAATAGTGAGAACTTATGAgtatttcatttattttcttgTACTTTATTGTTTAACCTATCTTTTTTACTTAAACAGGAATAAATGCTTAAAGTTTAAGATGTAATATCCCCTTTCTTTTTGATttatttaagcatgtttagtattGAAACCAAACGGCATGAATGTTCTTTCCTATACCTATCTCTATGTTAAATATACCTTTCTATATGTAAATCTTACACGAACACGACTTATAAAATAAAAGGATTTaaattatatacatattataaaGAGTTTTGATACTATCATTGTAATTTTAACTCGAGatgaaatataaaaaataacatgCATGATCATTATTAATTATTTTAGGCTTGAAGGTAGGGTTGCAATTATAACTGGTGCTGCTAGTGGCATCGGCGAAGCAGCTGCGAGACTTTTCTCAAAACATAGAGCTAAAGTGGTGATTGCAGATATCCAAGATGATTTGTCACAAAAAGTTTGCAAAGAATTGGATCCATCATCAACCACATTTGTGCATTGTGACGTTACTAAAGAAGAAGAACTAGAAAATGCTGTGAACATTGCTGTATCCAAGTATGGCAAGCTAGACATCATGTACAACAATGCTGGTATTATGGGAGCAGTAAAATCTAACATTCTTGATAATGAAAAATCCGAATTCGAAAAAGTCATCAGTATTAACCTCGTAGGTACGGGATGATCGCACTTTTAATCTCTAGGTTATTGATATATCCTGATTTTGCTCCTTGTAATATTTCATACTAAGCATATTTCACTTAGAATTAATCAAAATGTGTTTTAAATCCCTTTCTATAGCGGAGGCGGACGCACCCGGAGACTTCGGCAAAAACTTCATGTATACTTGCAAATGTCTTAAGAAATAATCAGATCTTAGCATAGGTCCATGTACCAATCTTTGTGAACAGTAAATTTATATTGAATGTCATGGTGCTCCTGTGATGGTCGAATCCGCCTCTGTAATCTATAGCAAATATGTTATACTTAGATTATTTTTAGAATTATATTAACCTAGATATGCCTTAAGAGCGGAAGGATCAAAAATGCACATTGAAAGTTAAAAATACTTAATTAACCAAATATCACAAGGATTAAAACCAGAATTCGTTGTTGATATATCAACAACTAAAAGCTCAAATTTCCCTTGCAGGAACATTTCTTGGGATTAAACAAGCAGCCCGAGTCATGATCCCTCGTCGTCAAGGTAGCATAATTGTCACTGGTAGTGTTTGTTCATCGATAGGTGGTGTTTGTCCTCATGCCTACACGAGTTCAAAGCATGGAGTTTTAGGACTTACTAGGAATGCTGCAGTTGATTTAGGACGTTATGGCATTCGTGTGAATTGTGTTTCACCATACGTTGTTCTTACACAAATGGCTTTTGATTCTTTAAAGAAGATGGGCAAAGAAGGTTCAGATGTTTATTCTACCTTAAATGGTGCAATACTCACTCCAAATGATGTGGCTGAAACAGCTGTTTTCCTCGCAAGTGATGAGTCCAAGTGTGTGAGTGGCCAAGATTTTGTTATTGATGGTGGATTTACCATTGAGAATTCAGGTTTCTCACTTTTCAAGTAATTTTACTTGAATAAGTTACCTGTGGTTTAGTCTTTTGTTACTTCTTATATGGTTTTGTACAATGTAAGGTTGCGAATACAATGTAAGCGAGACTTTTCTCAAGGCATACGTGTCTCCATAGAGTATCTTTAAACATAGGTATGATTATCAACTGCAACATAAAATTTTCACCTTCAATATTTTCCTAATTTACAAATCTGAATTATCTTGATCCAAAATACCAACAGGGCTACTATTCCCTAGAAAGTTGGAAGTGGGCGTTACATATAATTATCCAATCAGAACCTCTTAATATCTCTTAGGAACCATTAAAACCAATTGAAAGCTGACTCAGACATGGTATACCTGCAACAGAAAACACCGGCAGCTTGTAAACAACTTTAGAAGTTGATAACTAAGCAATATCTTAAACGAGATTCACCaaaaaaacttaaaactaaatacAGAATCCAAACCTGTTATACCCAATGAATTTTAATGCGGAAAATTTGAATGTGCTTTGCTACTACACTCGTAACCGGATTTGTGGTGTCAATGACACCCTGTACACTCATGAACGTCTGAACGCCTAATCCAAGAAAACAAAACAATAAAAGAAAGGCTAGTTAATCCACAATGTACATCATCACCAATCACTCTTCTCACAGGTATATTACATGATGTAAGATTTCACACCAACACAAATTAATGCATGTTCTTGTGTACCCAGGTCCCTGTGTATGTGAAAGCACAAAACTAATAAGTAACCTCACCAAGTTTACAACAACTAAGCCTCGGTCCCAAAAAGTTGGGATCGGCAACATGAATCCTCACTTCTTTCTTTAAGTCCAACTCATATCATCATCAATACCCAAAAAAAAAGTGAAGTATAAGAAGAAGATTGTAATAATATTAAAAGTTCTCTAACAAATTAAAAGCATATCCCTAACTAGTAAGTATCACATGTATGGATCGTTTTTTTCAATTGTGCCCTATCTACAGTTAAGTCTACATTAATTCCAAGAATTTTTAGGCCTTTCAAGACAACTACTTccatgtgattttaggtctaccTTGTCCCCTTTTTAACACATTCACTCACCATAGTTTCACACCTACGAACCGGTGCCTTTGTAACGCGACGCAAAACATAACGAAACTATCTCAAAGTGACCTCTCATTTTATCCTCAATGCGTGTTACTTGCACCTTTGGCGAATGTGGTCGattttaatctttatccaatCTTGTATGACCGCACATCCATCTTAGCATTCGCATCTCTGCAACACTTATCTTATGGATATGTCGGACTTTAGCAACACAACATTCACTACCATATAACATAGCGGGTCTTATAGTTGTTATATAGAACTTTACCTTACACTTTGGTAGGCATCCTTCTATCACATAACCCCCCAGCAACACTGCTCCATTTCAATCATCGGGTTTAATTCTACGGATAACATCTTCAtctatcattccattctcttGAAACAATGAACATAGATATATAAATCGTTTGCATTTTGGCACCGCAGTCGCATCTAGTCTCACCCCAACTTCTTCTTCTTGTTGACTATACTTGCAGTGTATGTATTCAATCTTACTTCTACTTATCCTAAAGCTCTTACTCTCCAAGGTGCTTCTCCATATCTCAAGCTTTCGGTTGAGACATTCGCTAGTTTGGGAcccaaaaaaggaaaagaaaaagaaaaaagcaaaCCAACTAAATAAATGTATGTTTGACAATATATCCCAATTTTCACTGAAAAGAAAACAATCCCTTTCATATCTTCATGCATTATATGTCATGAGTTGAGAAAATTATCAATTCATTTTTCATgcattgaaaaagaaaaatatgaagcaACGCTTCCCCACCAATGGAACCAAGTGGCTACTTATCTAAGTTAATccacatcactatggactttctACTTAAAGAAAAATTTGCTCAATAACAGAGTGGGACGAAAGTTACCTTATTTAGCTCATTTTTCTGGAATGTTTGGATACCAGAAAGAACTCCATTGCCATCAGTTCTTGACTTCTGAAAAAGTAATCAATAGACAATGGTTACTCGATGTAATAATGAGAAAGATATCAGCTTCAATACAAGTCTAAGCTCCACAAATGTCTCTTTAAGTTTAACTGATTTATggcttgctcagttggtaaaagCACCTCCACCCACGACTGTTAGGTCCTGTGTTCGAGTCACGTTGGAGGGGAAGTgtggaaacactatagatcctcctaatttgggaggAGTTTAAAAAAATTAACTGATTCATAAAGGGCAATAATATTGACCTACAGATGTCATAGCAGAAATTTAGCAAGAACATATATCTCGACCACGTGTTTGCACATAACCATTCTCCCATACAGATATTTACCACTAACTGCAAATATGTTCAACACGTATACATTTTTATGCTCAAAGAGTTTAATTGAAAATATTAGATGAAACTTAGAATTCGATCATGGGAAAAGATATGAAAACAACAGGACCATGACAAGAAGCATAAAATTCATTCTCA is drawn from Nicotiana tomentosiformis chromosome 12, ASM39032v3, whole genome shotgun sequence and contains these coding sequences:
- the LOC104100006 gene encoding borneol dehydrogenase, mitochondrial-like, which gives rise to MAAHLARRLEGRVAIITGAASGIGEAAARLFSKHRAKVVIADIQDDLSQKVCKELDPSSTTFVHCDVTKEEELENAVNIAVSKYGKLDIMYNNAGIMGAVKSNILDNEKSEFEKVISINLVGTFLGIKQAARVMIPRRQGSIIVTGSVCSSIGGVCPHAYTSSKHGVLGLTRNAAVDLGRYGIRVNCVSPYVVLTQMAFDSLKKMGKEGSDVYSTLNGAILTPNDVAETAVFLASDESKCVSGQDFVIDGGFTIENSGFSLFK
- the LOC104100002 gene encoding borneol dehydrogenase, mitochondrial-like isoform X1; the protein is MASNVARRLKGKVAIITGAASGIGEAAARLFSIHGAKVVIADIQDELAQKVCKDLDPTSTTFVHCDITKEEDLENAANTAVDKYGKLDIMYNNAGIVGIIKSNILEDEKYEFEKVTSVNLVGTFLGTKQAARVMIPNGRGSIITTASITATIGGSGSHAYTCSKHGVLGLTRNAAVDLGRFGIRVNCVSPYLVLTPLALDYLKMNGKKASDVYSTLNGATLTPKDVAETALFLASDESKYVSGQNFIVDGGFTAENPGLSIFK
- the LOC104100002 gene encoding borneol dehydrogenase, mitochondrial-like isoform X2; its protein translation is MLLEGAASGIGEAAARLFSIHGAKVVIADIQDELAQKVCKDLDPTSTTFVHCDITKEEDLENAANTAVDKYGKLDIMYNNAGIVGIIKSNILEDEKYEFEKVTSVNLVGTFLGTKQAARVMIPNGRGSIITTASITATIGGSGSHAYTCSKHGVLGLTRNAAVDLGRFGIRVNCVSPYLVLTPLALDYLKMNGKKASDVYSTLNGATLTPKDVAETALFLASDESKYVSGQNFIVDGGFTAENPGLSIFK